A segment of the Bufo bufo chromosome 5, aBufBuf1.1, whole genome shotgun sequence genome:
GGTGGTGAGGGCAGTGAGCCTGTCTGGTACGGTGCGCAGTTTTAATCCTCCAGTGTATCTTCACTGTACGTTGCTGGCGGCCACCATCATGTTCCCTCTGGTGATTGAGGCCACATGCAGTGAAATGGCTCCAGACATGGTCAACTTCGCTCTCTGCTCTGGTATTGGGCTGCGTGAGCTGCAGCAATCCTTCCAGGAACTtggcccctaaggctactttcacacttgcgtttggtgcggatccgtcatggatctgcaccgataatataaccgcatgcatccgtttgtattatctttaacatagccaaaacggatccgtcttgaacaccattgaaagtcattggaggacggatccattttctattgtgccagattgtgtcatagaaaacggatccgtccccattgacttacattgtgtgtcagaacggatccgtttggctcagtttcgtcagatggacaccattttggtgtccgcctccaaagcggaatggaaacagaacagaggcaaactgatgcattcagagcggatccttttccattcagaatgcattagggcaaaactgatcggttttggaccgcttgtgagagccctgaacggatcacaCAAATGGAAACttaaaacgctagtgtggaagtagcctaactctgcagTCAAACAAAAGCTAAATGACATTACCTTCCAATCTCATCCAATAATGCGCTCTGTAATCTGTACACTGCACTAACCGTCTACAGCGCTGCCCAACATTCCTCCATTAAAGGgattttgaaactacaactcccagaatccacctttcacctctgtgggagttacaagaacagctgacagtgtgcatgctgggagttgtagtcttgatGCTCtccaaaagagaaaaaatattgTAATTTGATCCCTATTTCTCTGATCGATACATGCAGCCCTGTGCAGTGAAGTTATTCTATATTCTTAACAGCACCTGTATCCTTACCCCACCGCAGCCAATTCATACTCTGAAGGTCCTGTCTGTGAGGGGCCTACCCTACTGTGCATCCCGAGTTCCTCTTTTGggttaggcctcttgcccactaacgtaagggctccgtgcctgtgCTTGCGGTCCACACTGCACGGGCAGTGACCGTGAGGAAGCCGcatgcagatcgcagacccattcacttgaatggggtctgcaatccgtccattccgcaaaaacatagtacaagttctatctttttgcagaactctgtagtgcttccgttccgtttaatctccagatttgcggacccatgcggaatgcacatggccagtgccccgtgtattgtggacctgccgtatgcgggccgcaatacggccatgggggacacacggtcatgtgcaagaggccttagggagagGAAAAAAAGAACTCCTCTCCATTTGATTGCACCGCTGTGAACACTCGCTGCTGACTGGATGTGCAGGACAGgaccagtaaggctccattcacacgtccgcaaatgggtccgcattcgttccgcaattttgcggaacgggtgcggacccattcattttctatggggacggaatggatgcggacagcacatagtgtgctgtcagcatttgcGAAGCGcggcccgatcttcaggtccgcaaaagatagaacatgtcctattcttgtccgcaacacaccacggacgtgtgaatggagccttagacgtCATCACGCGGGggagcaggtcctgtcctgagcttccagtgaaCAGCAAGTGTTCACCGCGACGccatcaaatggaggaggtgagaaggggcaataatgggggcattactattactggtgggggggcactaatgggagcattactattactgagaggggggcactaatgggagcattactattactgagggggggcactaatgggagcattactattactgagaggggggcactaatgggggcattacttttACTgagaggggggcactaatgggagtattactattactggggggggcactaatgggagtattactattactgaggggggcactaatgggagcattactattactgagaggggggcactaatgggggcattactattactgagaggggggcaataatggggaattactattactgagagggggcactaatggggcattactattactgagagGGTGcaataatggggcattactattactgagaggggggcactaatggggacattacttTTACTGAgaggggggcattactattactgagagGGGGCAATAATGGGGCACTACTATTACTgagaggggggcactaatgggggcattactattactgagagggggggcactaatgggggcattactattactgagaggggggcactaatgggggcattactattactgagaggggggcactaatgggggcattactattactgagagggggggcactaatgggggcattactattactgagagggggggcactaatgggggcattactattactgagagggggggcactaatgggggcattactattactgagagggggggcactaatgggggcattactattactgagagggggggcactaatgggggcattactattactgagagggggggcactaatgggggcattactattactgagagggggggcactaatgggggcattactattactgagaggggggcactaatgggggcattactattactgagaggggggcactaatgggggcattactattactgagagggggggcattactattactgagaggggggcactaatgggggcattactattactgagagggggggcactaatggaggcattactattactgagaggggggacactaatgggggcattactattactgagaggggggcactaatgggggcactactaTTACTgagaggggggcactaatgggggcattactgttactaagaggggggcactaatgcgggcattactattactgagagggggggcactaatgggggcattactattactgagagggggggcactaatgggggcattactattactgagagggggggcactaatgggggcattactattactgagagggggcactaatgggggcattactattactgagagggggcactaatgggggcattactattactgagagggggggcactaatgggggcattactattactgagagggggggcactaatgggggcattactattactgagagggggggcactaatgggggcattactattactgagagggggggcactaatgggggcattactattactgagagggggggcactaatgggggcattactattactgagagggggggcactaatgggggcattactattactgagagggggggcactaatgggggcattactattactgagagggggggcactaatgggggcattactattactgagagggggggcactaatgggggcattactattactgagagggggggcactaatgggggcattactattacggagagggggggcactaatgggggcattactattactgagaggggggcactaatgggggcattactattactgagaggggggcactaatgggggcattactattactgagagggggcactaatgggggcattactattactggagggcattaataggggcattactattactgggtggCACtactattattggggggcactaatagaggcattactagcgacttaacaccctgtgttaagccacgcccaCAATCACacccctttggggtgtggcttaacttggctgGTATTTTTTGTTGGCAAAGGTCGCAATCctatatccagaggataggtcatcagttataaagtcctatttttttcacggacaacggatcacggacccattcaagtcaatgggtccgtgaaaaatcacggatgcacacaagatagtaatccgcgtccgtgatccgtttttcctatcattttcaatgcaaacttgacttagttttttttttttacttttcatgtccgtggatcctccaaaaatcaaggaagacccacggatgaaaaaacggacacggatcacggaacaacggaaaccgtttttgcggaccgcaaaaaaaaaacagtcgtgtgcatgaggcctaactgaatATATGGCTGGTTGCAGGTGAAAATTCAAATTGAGCATGTTGGATCAGCTCAGTGAGATGGatcaaaaataaggaaaagaacaaacagcaggtggcgctatacagatacattttattgaatagctcagtggctatgtaaatttttaattacatgcaattacaaaagtattcagatccaggtgctggttggagaactgtagaatatgtttcatgacacaacccttttaagaactGCCTCATAATAAAGCTACCTTTCTGTAAACCCATGCTGGGCTTTGTAGTTCTGTCACACTATAAAGGGCCTCTCCCCGAGTGCTATGTATAGTCATGCGCATGTGTCTGATTATGAGATTAGATACAGATCTGGGGGCTCTGCTGCCTGAGCCTGTTATctgctgtgtatatacagtgtCCTGCTCCCCTTCACATCAAAGGTCCTGACAACTGTCTGCAGCCGAGGACAGAGGGGTGGGGACCTGCGCTATCTGTCCCACATCCCCCAGCAGTTGAGGGCAGGGTCCTGGCTGGAGTCTCTGTTTCGCTGATGGGgattgtggcagcaggagtcattcCATTTgcataagggctccgtgcccctgCTGCGGACCGCCTACAGCGGTTCCgctatacacgggcaccggccgtgtgcaccccgcatcacggatgtggacccattcacttgaatgggtccgcaaatctggagatgtggtgtggaagcacagatcggaaccccTCAAAACCACTACGGagggcttccgtggtgtttctggccgtgcctccacaccgcaagaagtaatgcatgcactacttttttgtggtgctgaccccattcaagtgaatgggtccgcgatccgcatgcggttgccccacagtcagtgcccgtttattgcggaccgcaatacaacGACAACTCCGCTGTCCTATTCTCTTCTATGGAACGGCTTCTTCCTATTCAGGTTCCAGGAGCggccccccgctgatctgatatagatgacttctcctgaggataggtcatcaatataaataaaaaagcagacaaaccctttaagcctcattcacacgtccgtgctcaaatctctgagaaggtggtcagtgatgcatccgtgaaggatccgtgtgtccgttttttgctgttcgtgtgctatccgttttgcactgaacagctgaaaaataatgttcaaagcgtctcttcctaatgatccatgaaacacggGTGCAACACGAATGGTATTCgtagttttcacggacccatgcactataaggcctcgttcacatctccgtgtcacgtccgtgaaaaaaagcgtacgtgtttcatccgtgaagatgtccctgaaggatccgtggttggttggtgtgtccgtttttaccatccgtgtgtcatctgtaattTACGgatgttgctcagctgaaaatttatttccaaagaatctcctattagtcatccgtaaaaaacggatgcaacacggacacaacacagatgtgtttcagtgattttcacggacccatagacttcaatgggcgtgcttggtccgcatcacggatcaaagtaaaGCATGTCCCCgcgattttttttactgacccacggtcagtaaaaaatactgaaatgcggacagcacacggcggagaaaaacggaaatgtgaacgagacctaatgggtgtgatggatccatgaacacggacaaaatagagcatgcgtccttgctaaaaacacggacccacggactgtgctaaaacactgatgcctgaatacaaacattaaaatgaatggggacatgtgctgtccgtgaaacactgatgtgtgaatgaggctttaaacaTTGATGCTATATGCTTAGAATGGGTCATCGGTATCAGATCGGAGGGAGTCTAACTCCCATCttattgatatgccataaatatccagaTGGGGCAACCCCATTCATTGAGAAAAGAAAATGCTGAATAGTATTTCCATGTATGAAAAGGTCGATGTTATTTTCTGTTCAAAAACGCTGAAAAAACccactttagggtccattcacacgtccgtgtgtgtggatccgcaaaacacggacctcgccggcacttaatagaaaatgtttattcttgtccgcaattgcggacaagaataggacatgttctatatttttcgggatcggaaatgcggacccggaagtgcggatccgcaattccggatccgggcagcacatcgtgctgccccatagaaatgaatgggtccgcaatttttgcggaacgaaattgcggacgtgtgaatggacccttaacctcTTGCTGACTTCCTGTTGACTATATACGGCTGGGCGATCCCTGCTCATCTCTGACTGTCTTTGCAGATTGCGCACTAATCATGCAGTGGCAGGGAGCACGCCGCCAGTGACTGCTTCGGTCCCAGCAGTCAAATGATCACCAGGGGCCGGTAACTGcatgagctgctgggtcttagcagactcCAACCAGTTCTGCAGTGATGCTGTGCAGCGCTGTACGCACTCTCTGGGGGGCTGTAGTCCACCTGTAACTGGGACTACTATGTCTTCATATAAATCAACAATTAAAATGTACTGTTAAATGCCCCCCACAGTTCTTGTATGACCTTACGAGGGCACGAagtaaaaaaagattaaaaaaataatacgtCACTACACCACAGCTGTTaacaaagaaaaatgaaaaaaaaaaaatttcacttcTACCTCAGCATAGAAAATAAAGACTaacaaatgcaaaaataaaaataaagccccatgTATCACCGAGAAGAGGAGCAAATAGTATTTATATAAGTGAATACAAAAAGTAGtggttgtaaaatatgtacaaatgtgcttattaaaaaaattatatctggtccggaaggggggggggttggtaaatggcctggtcttgGAATAGTTGCTATGCTCTGTTCACATCGCAGGGTGTCCCTAGTCCGCTGCTCACACTGGTGTAGTAGACTATACAGTGAAAGAACATATGTACACCGCGCAGCGTTAAAAAACCTATATATACCGTGCAGCATGAAGGAACATATACACAGGGGTGCATCGCCAAtggggcagcaccaggtagggacaagtaaggcctcgttcacacgaacgtgtgcgctccatggccgtattgcggatctgcaatacacgggtgccattctgtgtgcattccgcatcacggatgtggacccattcacttcaatgggtacgcaaatccggagatgcggaatggtaccctacagagtgcctccgtggggttttgtcccgtacttccgttccgcaaaaagataggacatgttctatctttttgcggaacggccggatcgtggacccattcaagtgaatgggtccgcgatccgctgcggctgccccacggtgggtgtttgtgcattgcagcacagccacggggcacacacacacaaaatgcgagccgcaaaacacaaactcagtccgtggggcagccgcagcggatcgcagacccattcacttgaattagtctgcgatctggccgttccgcaaaaagataggacaggacatgttctaattttttgcggaactgaagtacggggcgaaaccccacggaagcacgccgtagtgcttctgttccacatctccggacctattcaagtgaatgggtccgcatctgtgatgaggaatgcccacggaacggcacccgcgtATTGccgatccgcaatacggcaacgggaagcacacgttcgtgtgcaggaggcctaagtgggAGCAGAAAGGCCTTGGGCAATGtttgctttcattgtggaagcgttcatctctgcATACTAtatttaggctgcgttcacatcaccgtttctccgaCTCCGTTGagcagcaggagaacggaaaggacggattctgcagataacttgtCAGGTCTGTGGTTTGGGGCCACTCTATGTACCAGCAGTATAGAGAAGGGCACACGTGTGGCACCGCACACACCGCGTCCCTACACGTGTGCGGTAATAATAATAACAGAGCGCGGGGCCGGCGcagccctcctcctcctcccccgggCACAGGCTGCCTCCACAGCCGCCCGCCCCCGTCCCCTCCCCCCGGTCTGTGAAGGTCATTACACCCAGGCAGCCGCGGTCCAATATAGCGCATGCGCCCGGGCCCAGGGACTGGCAGAGAGAGGCGGCACAGCCTCGTATACACAGCAGGCAGCGGGGAATAAAGAGGCAATATGGCGAGGATGCCTGGCAGCGGCGACTGCAACCCGGCCACCGCAGACAGCGACCCCCGGGCGGCTCAGCACCGCTTACAGCCGGGCAGCGCtggcgaggaggaggaagaagaagaggaggatgaagaagaaGATGAGATCCAGGAGGTCCAGATCACcggggatgatgatgatgatgatgatgatgatgaggaggaggatgacgacgagctgctgctgctggaggatgaggagctggaggacgaggatgaaatCCAGCTGGAGTGGGAGGACGGGGCGCTGCTGGAGAGCCCCTACAGCCGCCCCATAGTCCCGCACCCCTCCGCTCAGCGCCCcatgctgccgcccggcctgcgccCCGGCATAGTGGTGGAGGATGTGGagcctctgctgctgcagctcggggCTGCGGGGGGCGGCGTGGACGGAGCCGGCTGTGCGGGCTCCCCCTCCTCCGAGCGCCCCGAGCGAGCCAGGCTGAGCGAGAACACCCGCCTGGCCACCCGCTACGCGGTGCGCATCTTCCGGGAGTACCTGAGCGAGAAGGCGCAGAGCCCGGACTTCGAGAGCATGGACAAGGAGGCGCTGTGCCGGGTGCTGCGCTCCTTCTACGCCGAGGCGCGCTCCAAGAGCGGCCAGCTGTACAGCAAGTCTTCCCTCATCAGCATCCGCTCGTCCCTGAACCGCTACCTGAACGAGCCGCCTTACTGCCGCACCCTGGACCTCACCAAGGACCCCGAGCTGCGGAGCGCCAACCTGACCCTGGCCGCCGTCATCCGCAAGCTGGAGGAGCAGGGGGCCGGCCCGGTGGTGCAGAAGCAGGCCATCACCCGGGCTGACCTGCGCAAGCTCTACACCTCCTGCGTCTTCAGCGCCTCCACGCCTTTCGGGCTCCTCAACAAGGTCTGGTTCGAGACCTGCATGTACTTCTGCACCCGGGGCAGGGAGAACCAGCGGGAGCTGGAGGAGGACTCCTTTGGCCTGGCCATGGACGAAGACGGCAGGCGATTTGTCTACTTCAAGGCCTTGGGGCCCTATCACAAGTCCCGCTCTTCGTCATGGGGTAAGAAGCGCGGAGCGCCCGGTGGAACCGCCACCTCAGATGGCGATGAGGAGAACCTTCCCCGTATGTACGAGACTGGCACCGAGTTCTGCCCCTATGCCAGCTTTGTCAAGTACCTGGCCAAGCGCAACCCACTGTGCAAAGCGTTCTTCCAGCGGCCCCGGGACCACTGCAGCGAGGCCGACGTCACCTGGTACGAGAACAAGGCCATTGGCAAGAACCTGTTGGGCACTCGTATGCAGATGCTGTCCAAGGCTGCCAAGCTGTCCAAGACCTACACCAACCACTGCATTGGCGCTGTGTCCGTGGCTACGCTCAACAGCATAGCCGGCATTGGCACCAAACTGGGGCCCCCCTACTTCATGGACAATGTAAATGGTACAAGGCACAGGTCAGCACAAGCCTCCGGCAACTCTTATATCCTACCCAGTCCTGGTGGTGTGCCCGACCTCAAGCCCGATTTGCCCACCAAGAGGCCGCTACACGAGGCCAACCCGCCCGGAGAAACGTGCAGCCCACCCTCCCCCAAGAGACTATGTGTGCGGCCCACCGAGCCCTCGGACTGTGTTTTGCTAGTGTCCGTCAAGAATGACCCTCAGCCCCCCTGTCTGGAGACTAATGGTCACATGGTGCTGGCAGCCTCCCCTGCGGTCACCTCCCCAGCCGTGCTGTCCCCTGTACAGGTAATTCAACTGCTTCTGTAGTGGCATGTTAGCAGGGGCACACATAGAGGGATGTATAGCTGCCCACCTATGGTGCCCACGTAGTACCAGCTACACTGGGGGAACTATGCCGGTAGTCATTTCTGATGGAAATGTAGCTGCCCAACGCTCTGCCCTTTATGGTGCCAGCTACACTGTTCCCCACACAGTACTAGCTTCAGTATACGAAGGCGTTTTGCATTCTGGTTTTAACATCCGGCAATGGATCCCAAACCCGAggcaaaacgcttccgttttttaCCCAATCATTGTCAAGGGGGACAAAACCATGCAAACCAGATCAGGATGCGCTCCCTTCCGATTTGTTCAGATCTGGCATGTAAGTCAATAGTGCCAGGTCATTTTTTGTCGGTAAATAAAAATCCTGCACCCACtgacttacaatgattttaaTGTCGGATCTGGTTTGTTCTGTTTCTGTTTAATACAACCGGATACGAAACGGATGCATCCAGATGTACTAAATGAAACAGAAGCGttttattcaggttttgagatcctgtgCCACATTGCCCACGTAATACCGCCTATACTGTTGGAGCTATGACTGCCTAGACACTGCTCTGATATTACTGGCTACACTCGGGGAACTGTAGCTGTCCTCAAACTGTGCCCACATAATAATGCTTCTACTGTGGGAACCTTAGCTGTTCCGTAGTACCAGCTATACTCTGGGAAATATAGCAGTCTGCACTCTGCGCCACACAGTACCTGCTATACTGTTGGAGCTATGGCTGCCTACAAACTGCTACACTGTCCACACACtgtgcccacataataccgccTATACTGTGGGATCCTTAGCTGCCCACACATTCTCACATACCACACAGCTGAAGTGAAGGAACTAGTTGTATACAGTGATCTATAGGTGTCCACACATGGTGGCTAGATGGTACCAGAGCATAGAGCGCCAACCAACCTGAGGTAATAGCTTCTATAACTGCCCATACACTGGGCACGGCTTGTACTGAGGTAAATGCCCATTCACTATGTGTCTGTGACAAGTGGTGTCTTCATGAAGctgttatactgtatacagtaatgtctccttgtggcccccataccgtATGATGTCGCCTTGTTGTCCCCACagtatgggggacattactgtctgggggccacaaggagacattactgaATATTgtctgggggccacaaggagacattactgaATATTgtctgggggccacaaggagacattactgtataatgtctgggggccacaaggagacattactgtataatgtctgggggccacaaggagacattactgtataatgtctgggggccacaaggagacattactgtATACTCtagttatatgtttttttttttcttttaaatgggtatttatcgccatatatatcgttatcgcaaaaaatttcttaatattgctatcatgggaatatttttgatctcGCCCAACCCTACTGCTACGTTTCAGGAAACCTGACAGACCCCATAGTCAGTGGTACCCTTCAGGGCTCATTGGGATCATGGTGCTGTAGTGTGAACAGTTACAGAATACTGATCCGTTCCTTATCTTATATATGATGGACGTGTCTGATAAATCAGTCAGCAAAATATACAGTTAGTACAGAGTTATATCCCTTTATTTTGCTGCATTTTATCTTTACGGACATTGGGTGGGTGCTatgtctccttatggagagcgcccAGTGGTACAAGGCGTCTTATAGGTCAGGAAGCtgagcctctaatgccaccagatgactGGGCACAGTCTCTCTGGCAGACAAGCGGAGGATCAGCTGGAtacatgcagcggtttgtgtctggCCGATTCTCTGCTGGAATGCGTACGGATCTCCGCTGGACCCCATTATACCCAATGGGGCCGGTGAACATTCTGTCCGCATCAGGCAGCGCCAGATCCAGAGCATTCAGACtggagatgtgaaagtagccttacttttctTTTTTGAAAGAGAGCTATTTTGCATACAGTTTTCCCAGAAGAGCATTGCCTGGCTTTAAGACCCCCTTACACCCACTAGACACTCTCCATACCGAGAAATAGTACCCCAGTTAAGCCAGTTCTTTCTGGTCTGCCCCAAAacggctgtctgcagatgagatgctggcttaactATAAACCTAAatgatgtctcaaggcctgttttgaCTTACAGGATGGCTACCTTACATCCGGTGGCATTAGATGctcagctttcttttctttttt
Coding sequences within it:
- the KCTD1 gene encoding BTB/POZ domain-containing protein KCTD1; amino-acid sequence: MARMPGSGDCNPATADSDPRAAQHRLQPGSAGEEEEEEEEDEEEDEIQEVQITGDDDDDDDDDEEEDDDELLLLEDEELEDEDEIQLEWEDGALLESPYSRPIVPHPSAQRPMLPPGLRPGIVVEDVEPLLLQLGAAGGGVDGAGCAGSPSSERPERARLSENTRLATRYAVRIFREYLSEKAQSPDFESMDKEALCRVLRSFYAEARSKSGQLYSKSSLISIRSSLNRYLNEPPYCRTLDLTKDPELRSANLTLAAVIRKLEEQGAGPVVQKQAITRADLRKLYTSCVFSASTPFGLLNKVWFETCMYFCTRGRENQRELEEDSFGLAMDEDGRRFVYFKALGPYHKSRSSSWGKKRGAPGGTATSDGDEENLPRMYETGTEFCPYASFVKYLAKRNPLCKAFFQRPRDHCSEADVTWYENKAIGKNLLGTRMQMLSKAAKLSKTYTNHCIGAVSVATLNSIAGIGTKLGPPYFMDNVNGTRHRSAQASGNSYILPSPGGVPDLKPDLPTKRPLHEANPPGETCSPPSPKRLCVRPTEPSDCVLLVSVKNDPQPPCLETNGHMVLAASPAVTSPAVLSPVQDTRPNMSRPLITRSPASPLNNQGIPTPAQLTKSNAPVHIDVGGHMYTSSLATLTKYPESRIGRLFDGTEPIVLDSLKQHYFIDRDGQMFRYILNFLRTSKLLISDDFKDYTLLYEEAKYFQLQPMLLELERWKQDREAGRFSRPCECLVVRVAPDLGERITLSGDKSLIEEVFPEIGDVMCNSVNAGWNHDSTHVIRFPLNGYCHLNSVQVLERLQQRGFEIVGSCGGGVDSSQFSEYVLRRELKRTSRVPSVIRIKQEPLD